The following coding sequences are from one Pseudomonadota bacterium window:
- a CDS encoding DUF1156 domain-containing protein, with protein sequence MSAAIAPLASRRKLAEVGLPLDVISRTAAREKNRRIGHPCSFHVWWSRKPLAACRALTFAQLVDDPSSRPDLFPTERAQAEERDRLFGILSRLVEWEARADERLLAEARAAFEYSMGGQPPPVLDPFCGGGSIPLEALRLGLPAVGSDLNPVAVLLTRALTTLPARFAKARAVSGGDQTSIAPDGALSADVKFYGSWIRDRAVDRLGGLYPSARGCAVHAWLWVRTVQCPNPACRARAPLANKFALATRRGDRTWVEPQIEQGRFRYVIRTGADEIPTGTVKRGGAHCLGCRATIPLEHVRQEGMQGRLGADLVALALESSNGRRFAPADAEHERIAFAATPAWTPDGELPERALGFRVQRYGIRSYRDLFTARQLTALATFADLIGEARKRIREDARRAGMLDDGKPLHEGGEGATAYAEAVSVLLALAVGKLADYASTLCSWMDGQAKLGHTFVRQALAMTWDFAEGNPLSRSTGGYLRQVELISRVIDESSVPTTAAYVVQHDAKHPHPAARSCVVVTDPPYYDNIGYGDLADYFYVWLRPMLREVYPDLFATHLTPKEDELVAAVERFDGDRARAREFFEGGLAQAFAQMHDVQDPSFPLSIFYAFKQSVADAEGIGSTGWESMLEALIGAGFSITGTWPMRTESTSRLRSIGSNALASSIVLICRRRAAAVSAATRREFLSALRAELPTALAHLQRSNIAPVDLAQSAIGPGMAIYTRYSKVVDAEGEAVPVREALSLINQILDEVLAEQESDFDADTRWALAWFEQHGFDEGEYGVAETLSKAKNTSVAGMVEAGVIESRRGKVRLLSPDELPDNWDPATNGRLTVWEMVHHLIRVLESGGESAAADLAAQLGSRAEIARELAYRLYTVSERKKRAQDALRYNALVQSWPEISRLARESGARRAEQKTLFVGGEA encoded by the coding sequence ATGAGCGCGGCCATCGCTCCCCTCGCCTCGCGCCGGAAGCTCGCCGAAGTCGGGCTGCCGCTCGACGTGATCAGCCGGACGGCTGCCCGGGAGAAGAACCGACGCATTGGCCATCCGTGTTCGTTCCACGTCTGGTGGTCGCGCAAGCCACTCGCGGCATGCCGCGCCCTGACCTTCGCCCAGCTTGTCGACGACCCCTCGAGCCGCCCTGATCTCTTTCCTACGGAGCGCGCCCAAGCAGAGGAGCGGGACCGCCTCTTCGGCATCCTTTCGCGCCTCGTCGAGTGGGAGGCCCGCGCTGACGAGCGTCTTCTCGCGGAAGCGCGCGCAGCATTCGAGTACTCGATGGGCGGTCAGCCGCCCCCGGTGCTCGATCCCTTCTGCGGCGGGGGTTCGATTCCGCTGGAAGCACTCCGACTCGGTCTGCCGGCGGTTGGATCCGATCTCAATCCTGTTGCGGTGCTGCTGACGCGGGCCCTCACAACACTGCCGGCAAGATTCGCCAAGGCTCGCGCAGTTTCGGGCGGTGATCAGACCAGCATTGCCCCTGATGGCGCGCTATCGGCGGACGTGAAGTTCTATGGGAGCTGGATCCGCGACCGTGCGGTCGACCGTCTCGGTGGCCTTTACCCGTCGGCTCGAGGCTGCGCAGTTCACGCATGGCTCTGGGTGCGGACGGTTCAGTGCCCGAACCCGGCCTGCAGAGCAAGGGCACCGCTCGCAAACAAGTTTGCACTCGCTACTCGCCGAGGTGACAGGACTTGGGTCGAACCGCAGATCGAGCAGGGGCGCTTCCGCTACGTCATTCGCACCGGCGCAGACGAGATCCCGACCGGGACCGTCAAGCGGGGCGGTGCGCACTGCCTGGGCTGCAGAGCAACCATTCCGCTGGAACACGTGCGGCAGGAGGGCATGCAGGGGCGGCTCGGCGCTGACCTCGTCGCCCTGGCACTCGAGTCCAGCAACGGCCGTCGCTTCGCGCCGGCCGATGCGGAGCACGAGCGCATCGCGTTCGCAGCCACGCCGGCATGGACGCCGGACGGCGAGCTTCCGGAACGAGCGCTCGGGTTCCGAGTCCAGCGGTACGGAATTCGGAGCTACCGCGACCTCTTCACGGCGCGGCAGCTCACCGCGCTGGCGACGTTCGCCGACCTCATCGGAGAGGCGCGCAAACGCATACGTGAAGACGCCCGGCGGGCAGGCATGCTGGACGATGGCAAGCCGCTTCACGAAGGAGGAGAGGGCGCGACGGCATATGCCGAGGCGGTGAGCGTCCTCCTCGCTCTCGCGGTCGGCAAGCTCGCCGACTACGCCTCGACCCTTTGCTCGTGGATGGACGGGCAAGCGAAGCTCGGCCACACGTTCGTGCGCCAGGCGCTGGCAATGACCTGGGACTTCGCGGAAGGCAACCCCCTCTCGCGATCCACCGGTGGATACCTTCGACAGGTCGAGCTCATCAGTCGCGTCATCGATGAGTCGTCCGTGCCGACGACCGCCGCCTACGTGGTACAGCACGACGCCAAACATCCGCACCCCGCCGCGCGCTCGTGCGTCGTCGTGACGGATCCACCCTACTACGACAACATCGGTTACGGGGACCTCGCGGACTACTTCTACGTATGGCTTCGACCGATGCTCCGCGAGGTCTACCCGGACCTTTTCGCTACCCACCTCACGCCGAAGGAGGACGAGCTCGTCGCCGCAGTAGAGCGTTTCGATGGCGACCGCGCTCGCGCCCGGGAGTTCTTCGAGGGCGGGCTCGCGCAGGCATTCGCGCAGATGCACGACGTTCAAGACCCCAGCTTTCCGCTCAGCATTTTCTACGCCTTCAAGCAGAGTGTGGCCGACGCCGAAGGCATCGGCTCGACGGGATGGGAGTCGATGTTGGAGGCGCTCATCGGAGCGGGCTTCTCCATCACGGGCACGTGGCCCATGCGGACGGAGTCGACGAGCCGATTGCGGAGCATCGGGAGCAACGCCCTTGCGTCGAGTATCGTCCTGATCTGCCGGCGCCGAGCCGCGGCCGTTTCTGCTGCTACGCGGCGCGAGTTTCTGTCGGCTCTCAGGGCCGAGCTCCCAACCGCCCTAGCGCATCTGCAGCGCAGCAATATCGCTCCAGTGGACCTCGCGCAGTCCGCGATCGGCCCCGGCATGGCCATCTACACCCGATACTCGAAGGTCGTGGACGCCGAGGGGGAAGCGGTTCCAGTTCGTGAAGCCCTGTCCCTCATCAACCAGATCCTGGACGAGGTCCTCGCCGAGCAAGAGAGCGACTTCGATGCCGACACCCGCTGGGCGCTTGCCTGGTTCGAGCAGCACGGATTCGACGAGGGCGAGTACGGGGTGGCCGAGACGCTCTCCAAGGCCAAGAACACGAGCGTTGCCGGGATGGTCGAGGCGGGGGTGATCGAATCGAGGCGCGGGAAAGTGCGGTTGCTTTCTCCCGACGAGCTACCCGACAACTGGGATCCTGCGACGAATGGCCGGCTAACAGTTTGGGAGATGGTTCATCACCTGATCCGAGTCCTCGAATCGGGTGGTGAGAGTGCGGCAGCGGACCTCGCGGCGCAGCTCGGCAGCCGTGCTGAGATCGCGCGCGAGCTGGCCTACCGTCTCTACACCGTATCCGAGCGCAAGAAGCGGGCACAGGACGCGCTCCGCTACAACGCGCTCGTGCAGAGCTGGCCCGAGATCTCGCGCCTCGCCCGCGAGAGCGGCGCACGTCGAGCCGAGCAGAAAACGCTGTTTGTGGGAGGCGAAGCATGA
- the cmr1 gene encoding type III-B CRISPR module RAMP protein Cmr1 → MSEQAKVCVPDAATERPDRSEPRAPAYASLPAAKMRVARGGVEAREMSVRLEVFTPILGGSTQTRGVDDVDIVRAATVRGHLRFWWRALYAAQRASASLLYEREAAIWGRAATDAGGRAAVEIRIDVEQAGEVDSSDIRLYDSRHGKATPGAYALWPARKEKRTNTPPAPRRMPGTRFRLTLIAAASCEIEVSNALRAWILFGGYGGRTRRGLGSLRVLNDLRSWLPSKATRDAIRDLFGFDVLASPTKVPGDVPWLDGAALQVGKAERDAAKAWTTALDWLKEFRQGTSGQQGDRAREPGAGKPQPKRPSISNWPEADKLRHIKRKTSAHVPKHNATPAWPRAGFGLPIIGQFQKSARNGGRYDEPDGFELRWRSGNTEHDRLGSPLIVKALPLADGTFVPCALWLNRAYPAGEVILRGVNNSAAPFDRLVAAGDTPQFSALASKQGLREAFLDWLRTKYQTTVVAP, encoded by the coding sequence ATGAGCGAGCAGGCCAAGGTCTGCGTTCCCGATGCGGCGACCGAGAGGCCGGACCGCTCCGAGCCGCGAGCCCCTGCGTACGCGAGCCTTCCAGCCGCGAAGATGCGGGTGGCGCGCGGCGGTGTGGAGGCTCGGGAAATGAGCGTTCGCCTGGAGGTCTTCACCCCGATCCTGGGAGGCAGTACCCAGACCCGAGGGGTCGACGATGTCGACATCGTTCGGGCAGCCACGGTGCGCGGGCATCTGCGTTTCTGGTGGCGGGCCCTTTACGCGGCTCAACGCGCGAGTGCCTCGTTGCTGTACGAACGCGAGGCCGCGATCTGGGGGCGCGCTGCGACGGACGCAGGCGGTCGTGCTGCCGTCGAGATCCGCATCGACGTCGAGCAAGCCGGCGAGGTCGACAGCAGTGACATCCGGCTCTACGACTCGAGGCACGGCAAGGCGACACCGGGCGCGTATGCGCTGTGGCCTGCGCGCAAGGAGAAGAGGACGAACACGCCGCCGGCGCCTCGCCGGATGCCCGGAACCCGTTTCCGGCTCACGCTCATCGCCGCTGCAAGTTGCGAGATCGAGGTCAGTAACGCGCTTCGCGCGTGGATTCTGTTCGGCGGCTACGGCGGTCGTACGCGGCGCGGGCTCGGGAGCTTAAGGGTTCTGAACGATCTCAGGTCTTGGTTGCCGTCGAAGGCAACGCGCGATGCGATCAGAGATCTGTTCGGGTTTGACGTCCTCGCCTCGCCGACGAAGGTGCCCGGCGACGTGCCGTGGCTCGACGGCGCCGCGCTCCAGGTCGGCAAGGCCGAGCGCGACGCTGCGAAGGCGTGGACGACGGCACTCGACTGGCTCAAGGAGTTCCGCCAGGGAACGAGCGGCCAGCAAGGTGATCGGGCACGAGAGCCGGGCGCCGGCAAGCCGCAGCCCAAGCGGCCGTCAATCTCCAACTGGCCCGAGGCGGACAAGCTCCGCCACATCAAGCGGAAGACGAGCGCTCATGTGCCGAAGCACAATGCGACGCCAGCATGGCCGCGGGCGGGCTTCGGTCTTCCCATCATCGGGCAGTTCCAGAAGAGCGCACGGAACGGAGGTCGGTACGACGAGCCTGACGGTTTCGAACTCCGCTGGCGCTCCGGCAACACGGAGCACGACCGCCTCGGGAGCCCGCTCATCGTGAAGGCGCTGCCTCTCGCCGACGGCACGTTCGTCCCGTGCGCGCTCTGGCTGAACCGCGCCTATCCGGCCGGAGAGGTAATCCTCCGGGGCGTGAACAACTCGGCGGCGCCGTTCGATCGGCTCGTCGCTGCCGGCGACACGCCGCAGTTCTCAGCGCTCGCGAGCAAGCAGGGGCTTCGCGAGGCGTTCCTCGACTGGCTCCGTACCAAGTACCAGACGACGGTGGTGGCCCCATGA
- the cas10 gene encoding type III-B CRISPR-associated protein Cas10/Cmr2: MTAHLLLVTLGPVQDFIAQARRTRDLWYGSHLLSELGRAAARALADGGGELIFPSLKAGDAQLQPCVAPLRSDGTPPQNVANKLLAEVPSGVDPLELARAVRKAVTRYWREDLAASVKARCTGILASGVDALWSEQVDTFLEFAASWTPLADYAQARRRIEQAVAGRKMLRDFGAWRHGRGAVPKSSLDGARETALLPPNARAATLARKYRITDGEQLDAIGLVKRAGGEPDQFVPVVNVALASWLELASRAASADLDGLRSACRSAGISRVARTDLPCAVPFCFDASVLLASRWRSVFEEQGLQGDPEAWGRQHVRRIFDKISEPYPYVACLVADGDHMGRAIDRLGSAADHRTFSEALTQFAGEARSVIEQNHRGALVYASGDDVLAFVPLPEALSCADDLRKSFAGAMASACKSIAAEERPTLSVGLGIGHVMESMGDLLALGRQAERDAKHDRNALAVLVDKRSGGTRSWRAPWNDDPVGSLREATSLLQDRLSSRKVYEIASTLARLPDPCDEDAARWARVLMLEVRRSLARVEGAALRPEGAGLVLDDEAGYAALHARVRAWVARLLIARTFAHATPRERRSEEAAA, from the coding sequence ATGACTGCGCACCTGCTCCTCGTCACGCTCGGGCCCGTCCAGGACTTCATCGCGCAGGCGCGCCGTACGCGTGACCTCTGGTACGGGAGCCACCTTCTCTCCGAGCTTGGTCGTGCGGCCGCGCGCGCTCTCGCCGACGGCGGCGGCGAGCTCATCTTCCCCTCGTTGAAGGCAGGAGACGCGCAACTCCAGCCTTGCGTCGCCCCGCTACGCTCGGATGGAACGCCTCCCCAGAATGTAGCGAACAAGCTCCTCGCCGAAGTCCCCTCGGGGGTCGATCCCCTAGAGCTCGCGCGAGCCGTACGCAAGGCGGTCACGCGGTACTGGCGCGAAGATCTTGCGGCGTCCGTCAAGGCAAGGTGCACCGGGATCCTCGCCTCCGGTGTCGATGCCCTGTGGTCCGAGCAGGTGGACACGTTCCTCGAGTTCGCGGCGAGCTGGACGCCGCTCGCCGACTACGCCCAAGCGCGCCGGCGGATCGAGCAAGCCGTCGCCGGTCGCAAGATGCTGCGCGACTTCGGCGCGTGGAGGCACGGGCGCGGCGCCGTGCCGAAGTCGAGCCTCGACGGCGCGAGAGAGACAGCGCTCCTGCCGCCGAATGCACGCGCGGCCACGCTCGCTCGCAAGTACCGGATCACGGATGGCGAGCAGCTCGATGCCATCGGGCTCGTGAAGCGCGCCGGCGGCGAGCCCGATCAGTTCGTACCCGTGGTTAACGTCGCGCTCGCATCGTGGCTGGAACTCGCAAGCCGGGCTGCCTCCGCGGACCTCGACGGGCTCCGGTCAGCGTGCCGCAGCGCCGGCATCTCTCGCGTCGCGCGAACGGACCTGCCCTGTGCGGTGCCGTTCTGCTTCGACGCCAGCGTGCTGCTCGCGAGTCGCTGGCGCTCGGTTTTCGAGGAGCAGGGGCTCCAGGGCGACCCGGAAGCGTGGGGCCGGCAGCACGTGCGGCGCATCTTCGACAAGATCTCGGAACCGTACCCGTACGTTGCGTGCCTCGTTGCCGACGGCGACCACATGGGCCGCGCGATCGATCGGCTGGGCTCCGCTGCCGATCACCGTACGTTCTCCGAGGCGCTCACGCAGTTCGCTGGCGAGGCTCGAAGTGTGATCGAGCAAAACCATCGCGGAGCCCTCGTCTATGCAAGTGGAGACGACGTGCTCGCGTTCGTGCCGCTGCCGGAAGCCCTCTCGTGTGCGGACGACCTCCGCAAGAGCTTCGCCGGTGCGATGGCCTCCGCCTGCAAGTCCATCGCGGCCGAGGAGCGGCCGACGCTGTCGGTCGGCCTTGGGATCGGTCACGTCATGGAGAGCATGGGTGACCTGCTCGCGCTCGGGCGGCAAGCGGAGCGCGACGCGAAGCACGACCGCAACGCGCTCGCGGTGCTGGTGGACAAGCGGTCCGGCGGCACCCGGTCCTGGCGTGCTCCGTGGAATGACGATCCGGTCGGTTCGCTACGCGAGGCCACGTCGCTGCTGCAGGACCGTCTTTCGTCACGCAAGGTCTACGAGATCGCGAGCACCCTCGCGCGCCTGCCGGACCCCTGCGACGAGGACGCAGCAAGGTGGGCTCGCGTGCTCATGCTGGAGGTCAGGCGCTCGCTCGCCCGTGTCGAGGGCGCCGCCTTGCGCCCCGAAGGTGCCGGCCTCGTGCTCGATGACGAGGCCGGCTATGCGGCGCTGCACGCCCGCGTCCGCGCATGGGTGGCGCGACTACTGATCGCCCGCACGTTCGCACACGCGACGCCTCGAGAGCGGCGTAGCGAGGAGGCGGCCGCATGA
- a CDS encoding type III-B CRISPR module-associated protein Cmr3 encodes MTTTARLAFVPRDGLFCKDGRGWHTSASGRGHGLDWPWPSTILGALRSAWGRGEEARSGTLFGPNDWRTRTAAIQLGRTLVLRRTHGVPWRFEDTTWPVPLDALWLEGRHDVHRLEPVQPVVPTLGRDDDEAREALMRPVLDGAGKPLASPRWWSSDDFSAWLAGRSVAVRDPDDMLATTRRVQVHVGILPDELTADEGVLFSHDVIETLDPDAEWAIGAEVALPDGALFGVATLGSDSRLTRVESLPAALFKPPARLLGAFGSPSKGLRIFAITPLCFEKGWLPDGLEQNGGTYRGRLAGIDHDVILRAAFVPRPTHVSGWDMAANAPKPTSRMVGPGAVYFFERVDGKPFGEADARSLWLAELGTRADEGFGRVVPGVWSPSRSTP; translated from the coding sequence ATGACGACGACCGCTCGCCTAGCTTTCGTTCCGCGCGACGGCCTCTTCTGCAAGGACGGCAGGGGCTGGCATACGAGCGCATCCGGTCGCGGACACGGACTCGACTGGCCGTGGCCGTCCACCATCCTCGGCGCCCTGCGATCCGCCTGGGGACGAGGCGAGGAGGCAAGGAGCGGCACCCTCTTCGGCCCCAACGATTGGCGGACACGCACAGCTGCGATTCAGCTCGGGAGAACGCTGGTGCTCCGGCGGACGCATGGTGTCCCGTGGCGTTTCGAAGACACAACGTGGCCGGTTCCGCTGGATGCGCTTTGGCTCGAAGGCCGCCACGATGTGCACCGCCTCGAACCTGTCCAGCCCGTCGTGCCGACGCTCGGGCGGGACGACGACGAGGCTCGCGAAGCTCTGATGCGGCCGGTGCTGGACGGCGCGGGCAAGCCGCTCGCGTCTCCACGCTGGTGGAGCAGCGACGATTTCTCGGCCTGGCTTGCCGGGCGGTCCGTCGCCGTTCGAGATCCCGATGACATGCTGGCCACGACCCGGCGAGTTCAGGTGCACGTCGGCATCCTGCCCGACGAGCTCACGGCGGACGAGGGCGTTCTGTTCTCGCACGACGTCATCGAGACGCTCGATCCGGACGCAGAGTGGGCTATCGGCGCCGAGGTTGCGCTTCCGGACGGTGCTCTCTTCGGCGTGGCGACGCTCGGTTCGGATTCGCGTCTCACGCGTGTGGAATCGTTGCCCGCCGCGCTGTTCAAGCCGCCTGCGCGGCTGCTCGGCGCATTCGGGTCGCCGAGCAAGGGGCTACGGATCTTCGCGATCACGCCCCTCTGCTTCGAGAAGGGCTGGTTGCCTGATGGCCTCGAACAGAACGGTGGCACCTACCGCGGGCGCTTGGCCGGGATCGACCACGACGTCATCCTGCGCGCGGCGTTCGTTCCCCGACCGACGCACGTGTCTGGCTGGGACATGGCGGCCAACGCGCCCAAGCCGACCTCGCGCATGGTGGGGCCGGGTGCCGTCTACTTCTTCGAGCGAGTCGACGGGAAACCCTTCGGCGAAGCCGATGCCCGGTCGCTCTGGCTCGCGGAGCTTGGCACGCGCGCCGACGAGGGTTTCGGCCGAGTCGTCCCGGGAGTCTGGAGCCCATCAAGGAGCACCCCATGA
- the cmr4 gene encoding type III-B CRISPR module RAMP protein Cmr4: MKTRPFLLHALSPLHAGTGHAADVIDLPTARMKATGIPFLPGSSIKGVLRDARRAGDREKTEAVFGPSDDPAAHAGALVVGDARLLALPVRSFRGTFAWTTSPLLLALAKRDLEEANLPTLSVTGRGARLAQGSCCAHQGRLYLEDLDLPATESNEATSWARRLAPLPSPGDDIFTKRFAVVDDDTMAFLWETATQVDARVRLDEKTRTVAPGALWLEESLPPESLLIGLLAADRSRRRGVNMTPDDVLGFALASEEIHQIGGKATTGRGRCRIVPIARKDAGHGKA; this comes from the coding sequence ATGAAGACGAGACCATTCCTCCTGCACGCGCTGTCTCCGCTGCACGCCGGCACCGGTCACGCGGCGGACGTCATCGATCTGCCGACTGCGCGCATGAAGGCGACGGGGATTCCCTTCTTGCCCGGCTCATCGATCAAGGGCGTGCTGCGGGACGCGCGTCGCGCCGGCGATCGCGAAAAAACAGAGGCGGTGTTCGGTCCTTCGGACGACCCGGCCGCGCACGCGGGAGCGCTCGTTGTCGGGGACGCACGTCTGCTCGCGCTTCCGGTGCGGAGCTTCCGGGGCACGTTCGCGTGGACGACCTCGCCGCTCCTGCTCGCGCTCGCCAAGCGTGATCTCGAAGAAGCCAACCTCCCGACCCTCAGCGTTACCGGTCGCGGCGCGCGGCTCGCACAGGGAAGCTGCTGCGCCCACCAGGGCCGACTCTACCTCGAGGATCTCGATCTGCCCGCAACCGAATCCAACGAGGCGACGTCCTGGGCGCGGAGGCTCGCGCCGCTCCCGTCGCCCGGCGACGACATCTTCACGAAACGCTTCGCGGTCGTTGACGACGACACGATGGCGTTTCTGTGGGAGACGGCGACCCAGGTGGACGCGCGAGTCCGCCTGGACGAGAAGACGCGCACGGTTGCGCCCGGTGCGCTGTGGCTCGAGGAGAGCCTCCCGCCGGAAAGCCTGCTCATCGGCCTCCTCGCCGCGGATCGGAGCCGCCGGCGCGGCGTCAACATGACGCCCGACGACGTCCTGGGCTTCGCGCTCGCCAGCGAGGAGATCCACCAGATCGGCGGCAAGGCCACGACCGGGCGCGGCCGGTGCCGGATCGTCCCGATCGCGCGAAAGGATGCAGGCCATGGCAAAGCCTGA
- a CDS encoding type III-B CRISPR module-associated protein Cmr5, translating into MAKPDAHRKPLLRDQRRALHAYESVGNVPKAQQKDYEIAVNDLGANILRSGLCAAIAAVQRLGSRGELLLGHLAGAGVPGFEGAAASDVARRVRELDADAYMIATRETLQVAVWLKRAVQATFGGA; encoded by the coding sequence ATGGCAAAGCCTGACGCGCACCGGAAGCCACTCCTGCGTGACCAGCGCCGTGCGCTCCACGCCTACGAGTCGGTCGGGAACGTGCCGAAGGCGCAGCAGAAGGACTACGAGATCGCGGTCAACGACCTCGGCGCCAATATCCTGCGGAGCGGCCTGTGCGCCGCGATCGCTGCGGTTCAGCGGCTTGGCAGTCGCGGAGAGCTTCTGCTCGGCCATCTCGCTGGCGCAGGCGTGCCTGGCTTCGAAGGCGCGGCTGCGAGCGATGTGGCGAGGCGCGTGCGCGAACTCGACGCGGACGCCTACATGATCGCCACGCGCGAGACGCTCCAGGTCGCGGTCTGGCTCAAGCGCGCCGTGCAGGCGACGTTCGGAGGGGCCTGA